Proteins encoded within one genomic window of Aquamicrobium lusatiense:
- a CDS encoding SDR family NAD(P)-dependent oxidoreductase gives MTHTDSRKTIVLTGASRGIGHATVKRFSMEGWRVITCSRQAFAENCPWPAGPEDHIKVDLADPEDVGIAVAEIRHRLEANGGQLNALVNNAGISPKMPKNQRMDSLDTPMHVWRDVFQVNFFAPIMLARGLFKELAAARGSVVNVTSIAGTRVHPFAGTAYATSKAALGSLTREMAHDFGPHGIRVNAIAPGEIDTAILSPGTEKIVETIPLRRLGTTAEVADIIYFLCSGQSSYVTGSEIHINGGQHV, from the coding sequence GTGACGCATACAGACAGCAGGAAGACCATCGTTCTGACCGGGGCCAGCCGTGGCATCGGCCATGCGACGGTGAAGCGTTTTTCCATGGAAGGGTGGCGCGTCATCACCTGCTCGCGGCAGGCTTTCGCGGAGAATTGCCCATGGCCGGCCGGGCCGGAAGACCATATCAAGGTCGATCTGGCCGATCCCGAGGATGTCGGCATCGCGGTGGCGGAAATCCGTCACAGGCTGGAAGCGAATGGCGGCCAGCTCAATGCGCTGGTCAACAATGCCGGTATTTCGCCCAAGATGCCGAAGAACCAGCGCATGGATTCGCTCGACACGCCCATGCATGTGTGGCGCGACGTGTTTCAGGTGAATTTCTTTGCGCCGATCATGCTGGCGCGCGGCTTGTTCAAGGAACTCGCCGCCGCCAGGGGCTCGGTGGTCAATGTCACCTCCATTGCCGGTACGCGCGTGCATCCTTTCGCCGGCACGGCCTATGCCACGTCGAAGGCGGCGCTGGGCTCGCTGACGCGCGAGATGGCGCATGACTTCGGGCCACACGGCATTCGGGTCAACGCCATCGCGCCGGGCGAGATCGACACGGCAATCCTGTCGCCGGGCACCGAGAAGATCGTCGAGACCATTCCGCTGCGGCGCCTGGGCACCACGGCGGAAGTGGCGGATATCATCTACTTCCTGTGCTCGGGCCAGTCGTCCTATGTGACGGGCTCCGAAATCCACATCAATGGCGGCCAGCACGTCTGA